The Chryseobacterium sp. G0186 genome includes the window AGAAATCTCTCAAGGTACCCTCTTCTTTAAAGTTTATTGATGTTAAAAGCTTTTCAGAGGAAATATTTGCCGGATCAATAAAGGCATCCACCCGGTGAAGCCTCATGCTTTCAAAACCAAATGTCAGAATCGGAAGCAGAGCTTCTTTCATATAGGACTGTCGCCAGAATAAAGGATTAAGTTCGTATCCCACTTCGGCCTTGAAATGCTCACTATACCAGTTGTGATAACCGCATGTACCAATCACCTTGTTTGCGGATTTTAGTTCCAAAGCCCAGCGAAACCCCTTTCCTTTCTCAAATTCATTGTTGAAATGCTGAATAATGTTGTGGGCGTCCTCAAGTGTTTTGAATGTTTCAAGGTCATAATATTCCATTACGTCATCCTGAGAAAAATATTCAAAAAGATCCTTGGAGTCATCAGGGGTAAGTTGTCGTAAAATAAGTCTTTCAGTCTCTAAAACAGGAAATTGCATGAATGTGATTTTATGGTGAAAATACAATTAATTACTGATAAGAAAAAGTTTATTCAAGGATAAACCACGAAACAATTCTGCAACCCTGAATTTATTTTTCTAAATTTGGGGCTCATTTTTTACTATGGCAAAATCGAAGAAGGAAACCCCGTTAATGACCCAGTACAATACCATCAAGGGAAAATACCCTGATGCTCTTTTACTTTTCAGGGTAGGGGATTTTTATGAAACTTTTGGGCTGGATGCTGTGAAAACATCCCAGATCCTGGGAATTGTTCTTACCAAAAGAGCGAATGGAGAGGGCCATATAGAGCTGGCAGGATTTCCTCATCATTCTGTAGATTCTTATTTACCAAAATTGGTGAGAGCCGGAATGAGGGTAGCCATCTGTGATCAGCTGGAAGACCCGAAAATGGTGAAGGGAATTGTAAAAAGAGGAGTTACAGAACTGGTAACTCC containing:
- a CDS encoding GNAT family N-acetyltransferase produces the protein MQFPVLETERLILRQLTPDDSKDLFEYFSQDDVMEYYDLETFKTLEDAHNIIQHFNNEFEKGKGFRWALELKSANKVIGTCGYHNWYSEHFKAEVGYELNPLFWRQSYMKEALLPILTFGFESMRLHRVDAFIDPANISSEKLLTSINFKEEGTLRDFFFEKGKFVDAKIFGLINQ